aataattttgtttggAGCTAGTGAtttatgttggtcaatttggcgttgtcgtaatgatatagtttttaaccataaaaaatgcctaacatcatgcaggttatcttcatgtATTCCAATTGGCTCCACTCTTGGTGTATGATGCTTTCACAGGAACAACAGGATACTATGCGCAATGGTGCTACACGCTTGGAATTAGTAGCCAAGGAACTTTTATTCCAGTTTGGATGGCGTAGTACCTACAGAATTTCGTGATAGAATCTAcgtgattttgaaaaaaaaaattattttagtaGATCATATCATCGGCAGAAGTTGGGGGTTTGTCCCAGCTCGccttttttaacttttctgtTCACGTCTGAATTTTTTGGCTGTGTGCCTACGAGCAGAGGCTGGAGATGTaacccatttccattatctaaaaaaacgtTTTTCGAGCTACAAATCGTTGTGTTTTTAAAAGGAAATTCTACCTTAGAGATTGTTGTTATGGAGAATTAAttactccattttttttaatttaaaataattaatacttaattaatcgtacGCTAATGACTCTTCTCATTCTGCATATCTTCATAGTTCTCTCACTTTTCATTCACTCCGATGGTCACACATCTCATCCTGACAAGTATCAATTACAGCAATTGAGCAACGAAATAAGTGTtaaattgtcttttttttccgtCAAACACACACCCTAAGTTGTCGTGTTCCAAACATAAGGGGCTTGTCTTACTTTCTAGGATCATCATCGTCACAATTCGATGGACTTGACTGATGCTAGAGCTACCGAGTCATTGGTGACTGCTGAAATGAGATGTTTAAATTAAGGTTGAATTTAATGTAGTAAGGCCCGGCGGCTATGGGCATCAGTACAAGCAAACGATAAAGACCTTGTACATGtctaattatttaaaaaataaagccaAATCAAAGCTCTACTCTATAATACTCCTCCGTGACAATGTCTAGAAATATAGCTACCTAACACTACGTATCTGGATAGGGTTATGTTTAGATTCGTAGTGTTAACTAGCTACTCCCTCGATCTATTTtaggatttttaatttttagtaaATATTAAGGTTAATTCCTCTTTAGTAAAAAGATTTCTTTCTAACTAATTGATTGGCTTTTAAATCATTGAAATGATGAAAATAATTGAAATATTAGTTCAAGAACCTATAAAGCATTTATATTTTTGAACAGATGACGGGGGATTATCAGTCAAAGAAAAACCAAAGAGACTGCAACTAGTGCAATGCAAACACTTGGAGACGATGGAAAATGGCGGTTACATTCTGTCGTCAGTCGACCTATACAAGGTTGCAGTTATTAATTAAATACCAAGGTTTCCGGTCAATCCTTCCAGATCATCTACTCACTCTACTACGTCAGATACGTCTCCATCAATCTGTGATTCTAATGTAAAATAGTACTCACTTATACTATTTTTGGTCAAATAATCCCTCTAGGCGGCTGCTAACAGGTTCCAAATATGTCCAAATTAGCCTTTCGTCATTTATTCTTTGAATGCGATGTAACTAAATTCACACAGATCTGTTCACATTGGACATCACTTCGCCTATAGAATATCACACATGTATTGGGTCATGGTTTGATGGTATTAAAAGAACTATTTCGACTATTTTAACAGGTACTAGTGCTAGTCAAGATGCCACCTTGTAAACCATGTCAATTTAAATGTTATACATTTATAATAGGGTGGATAGTCAAACTAGTCCTCCAAATTTCACCTACATCTCAGTTTGATCCTTAACTTTTCAATTCTACCTTCCATATTAGTccttaaaatttttattttagttcagACTCATCCTTAGAGCTATTTAGGAAGCCACATGACTAAATCTAATCAACATCATAAATAACCCTAATACCTCTCTCACACAtatataagaaaagaaaaaaagtatatatagaAACTATATGGCAGGCATCACCCTTTTATTTTTACTGGCGgaataacaaaacaaatgctTGGAAAATTTATTGGAGGATTCTAAGTCACGAGACGACAGCAAAAACCAACTTCCCATGACGTGCACTTAGGAGGTCCGCCATAAAAAATAACTCTATTTTTTTAGGTGGACCTCTTAAGTGTCCGCCACCAAAAAAGGGTAGATAAAGAGCACCGTTGTGAAAAAGATTCATGGTTTTAAAAGTTGCACATCCACTGCCCAACACCCACCaaaccctccctctcctctccgccctatctccgctccctcgcctctcctccttcctctcccttaCCCTCCTTTCTTCAGCTTCTCCTCGGTGCTCTCGGAGATGGTGATGGCAGCCGTGGTGATGACGACGACAATGATGGAAACGAGAGGTTTGTTCACGGCGGATCCGACAGTGGGGCGGGACGTGGGCAATGGATGTGGCAGTGAGGAGGCATCCaggcggtggatccggcggtGGGAGGTGCgcaggcggcggatccgggagCAGGAAGGCACGCGGCTATGGATCCGGCGGTGGGAGGCATGCGGGCATCCGATCCAGCAGTAGGGAGGTACTTGGGTGGCGGATCCAGCGGCGGAGAGGCTCGTGGGTGGGCCGGTGGAGCATGGCTGCGCGTGTGGGCGGGCAATGAAGCTCAGACGGCGGCGGATCCAGTGGCAGGGAGGCTCGCGGTGGCGAGCGGGCTGGTAGAGCTCGGGCACGACTATGTCTACGGACGAGGCTTGCGTGTGCGGGTCCTGCGGCATGTCGGCCACAGCAAGGACAACTAATCAGCGACATCGACATCGCCCCTCCGCACCGGCAAGaggagctcgacgccggcgtCAAAGAGTGCGTTGAGGTGGTCGATTTTTTTATCTTAGTGTGATACATTTTATGGTTTGTTATTTGTGATTTCTTGAATTTGTGGTTGTGGGATTGGAGGATGTGATGTTTAATTTGTGGATTTGTTATTGTGGGATTAGATGCAAATTCATAGAATCTGTGATTGTGGGATGTGGTGTTCGATTTGGATTTATGATTGTGGGACTAGAGACAAACTGATCTGGACTGTGAATCTGGTTTGGTTggttctaaaaatatatatatattttaccaaaaaaatattttttctggtGGTCGGTTCtgaaaatgaaaaacaaaattgccaaaaatatttttgctaGTCGTCCGTATAACCTAGCCACCAGTGAAACTGATTTTGGTAAGCGGGTGAGGTCTCCCTGCGATGATCATCATCTATTGTCACTGACCCATGATCGCAAGCAGCTAGGTGGTCCCCTGGTGAAAATGTGTagttatatactacctccgttttttaatagatgacgccgttgactttttctcacatgtttgaccattcgtcttatttaaaaaatttacgtaattataatttattttgttatgagttgttttatcactcatagtactttaagtgtggtTTATGatatatacatttgcataaaatttttgaataagacgaatggtcaaacatatgagaaaaagtcaacagcgtcatctattaaaaaacgaagggagtagaatatatatagattcattagcatctatatgaatatgaacaatgctaaaaagtttacattgtgaaacggagggagtaaacgtTACACTAACTATATATATTAATCCATGTCGACACTCcatgtgcatgcatgtacgTTGTTTAATAATGCTTTAATCAACAAATCAATCACATTCATCAAGGCATCCAACAGGAGAAATAGTTACATACTAAATACAACGAACACCAACTCGCGTCGCGATCTTCCTGTATAATTGGTCTTCAAtaattgtatatatatacacccgATCTAGTTAGTCAAAAGAGTAATTGATTATTGCCTTATTGtcttaataaagaaaaagtctaAATACCCTTAAAACTTTAATAAAAGTCCATCTTACCTAAATTGTAATCATTCATATGACCTTAAGATGATTTTACAAAGTGgtttttatttaattcttttcaGAAATAAAGTACAAATGCATTCACTAATAAGAGATGCGCACTTTCCCTGTAAGTACACACGTACACTGTACCCTACCCTTATGAGCAACTCCAAAAGACTAGGTTAATATATCTTGATATTGATAAAGTAACCACGCAGTTGTTTGTGTCAGCGGCCACGTCACAAACCATTGAATGAATAAATCGCATAAATACTAGCACGCATGCCAAATCTAGTACTTCAACCCACATAAGTATGTTGCGCCACAAGAAACCCAATTATGTTGGATCAATTTGACTATTTGACATATGCATTAGATATATGTTAAAATCTCTACCTAAATATTTCTGTTTAGTCATATGTTTGCTCTCTCTTAATATCAATATAATACTAGAATAACATCACTGTAAGCATAAATTGAGAATCGAGGATTGACTATGTGTAAATAAATATGTTATATTCATTATTTAAAACCGTCCGTTTAAGTGTCCAAATCCACAAAACCGCCGTTCAAAACCAACTTAAGGTGTAATATAAACAATACTATAAAGTTTAGAGATTGGATGTCCAGTTCTAACGTACGTTCAGTGTACTAGGTAGATTTTCATCCAAAATTTATGGAGTATATGGACTTATTCCTCTCAATAATTAATGCAACGTTCTTGCTGTAATTCCCATTATTTATAGAAAATAATTTGGACTACAAAAAGAAATAATTGAGGGTAATTAATATAATCGTCCGGACATCGTGCGTACGCCTACAAAAGAAGACTCTAGCTAATTAAGAGCTGTCCACACCATGCATCCGTCCGCATATACCCTGTCAACAATGTCAGACTTAATTtttgactttattttttcagaacactctatatatatatgacaccgATGATCGATGGCTTTGGGTGCCTCCCTTTGCCTGCCTTCATTCGTGAATTAAAAGCTTTGGGTGCACATTgccttcaaagttcaaacgGTGCAAGGGCAGGGCAGGTACGTAGCTCTCTGGCCTGTGGGCTGCTGGTTTCTTCCTCCACACCTCTAAAAAGTACTACTTTTTTTCTACTGTATTGCTTAGGCCATTTCTTGTAAGCACTTAGGTTGTGTTATTCCCCTTCTTTCCCAACTCAACTATCTTTTTCTTCCATGTaagcttttcaaactgctaatgGTACGTTCTTGGTAAAAGTTTTctgaagttgctttaaaaaatcatattaatttattttttattttttttgctaatacttaattaattacgtgttAATCTCAGCCTTAGTATTTGTTAACAGGTTGTAGCATGTAGGATTTAATTCTttcataattaaataaataatctaTCAGTTTCCATTTAGAATGCTGGCTAATTCTTTAATTCTTATGTTTCTCTTGATCCATGCTTCATTACTACTAGCTATTGTTATTTGGGTTCATCTGTTGCTCGGTCGAGGCTACTCTCACTGGTCAGAAATCTAAGCTTCATTGAGGAAGCACCGGTGGTAAGTGTACAACTAACCCAACACAAGTCGGTTACTAATTATTATATTAACCGCCTAAATTTCTCCTAAAAAATAAGCACCattttaaaactctaataaataaACACCTTAATTTGGCTATTTGCAGGACCAAAGAGAGGCATGTCGACGATGGTGGTGAGCGCATACAAGGGGGTGATTGACTCTGTTCTTGCAAAGCTCAGAGAGCTGATGGGAGGGGACATGTGTGCCAACCTCATAGGCGTGTCCAGCAGGGACATTTTGTTCCTCAGGGATGAGCTGCCTGCCATGAGTGCTCTCCTGGAGAAGCTGGATGATGCCGAAGAACTCGATTCGGAGGCGAAAAATTGGAGGAACCAAGTGAGGGAGATGACCTACGACATCGAGGACTGCATCGATGATTTCAGTAACAACATCACAAGCGTAGACGCTAAGACGGGGTTCCTCTACAAGGCTTCCCAATTTCTCAAGACTTGCAGGGCTCATCTTGAGGCTGCCTGGCAAATCAAAGAGCTCAAGACTCGTCTACAGGAGATAAACGAGCGGCGTAAGAGGTACAAGGTTGGACATTACATCTCTAATACTACCTCAGTGACAGTTGACCCTCGCATCTCGGCATTCTATAAGGAGACAGCCGGCCTTGTAGGCATTGACAGCCCAAAGAGAGAGCTCACTAAATTGGTGATGGACGAAGAGACGCAATTGAAGGTTATGTCAATAGTTGGATTTGGAGGCCTAGGCAAGACCACCCTAGCTAGTCAGGTGTATCGTGAAGTTGGAGTGCAGTTCAACTGTAAGGCATTTGTATCTGTTTCTCAAAAACCAGACATGGTAAGGCTACTCACAAGTTTGCTGTTACAACTCAAGCAACATCCCTCTCATGCTTGTGGGGTGCAAGAACTCATCGACAATCTCAGGGAATATCTAATGGATAAAAGGTAGATATTCACATTATTTATTCAGTTTCTAGGAATAAATTAACGTCTTATCATACTAGTTCTTTCTTTAACTAAATAATAAAACTTCTAGGAAATTAATTTCTTTTCCTCCTAAGTATTAGGTCAAAATATGCGTGCACACCTTTAGATTTCCACAAAAGCTTGGATTTCTtgtttcaaaaaatttaagacCCGTTAACACATACTTAATTTGACTAGTTTTAGGAACAGAGGACACAAATGAAATTAAATTTTACTTACTAAGGATCATCTATAAATGGTGCACATTCatgctactacctccatccaaaaaaactaGCAAATTTCAGATAGATTAGTACTCAACACAAATTACCGTTGTACCCCTGTTTAATGTTGTTTCTAATGACTCAACATCACTCTCAATTCACCatgcatgcaaataaaaagaaaaggttcagcCAATTAGTCCACCTAATTAGCATTCTCAAATTAACTAGTTGGGTCCTACCTTGCTAGAAACACAAATTTTTGGTGCACATTTTGAATGGTAGAAATACATTTAAAGATATTAATTGATGATTTTAGTGTCTATGTATTTATATGGTCACATTTGACTTTGATGGTTTTTCTGTCCATCAATAAGGTAAAGCtcgaattaattaattgctcAATTATTTCCTACATACTGTACATTTGTATATTTGAAAAATAGTTGCATATTTAATACAAGTATTCGCTTCAAATATAAAGATGAATATAATGTACTcctctccatccaaaaaaaataaggatttctaggttgtttagcaAATATTAAAGTAAAGGATAATAGAGTTTAGTATTCCTCTTAAATGAGGGATGGATTGGAGTGGGAGGGTGTTTGAGGTTAAAGATGGTGAAAATTGATTGAGATGATTGATGGGATACATAGTAGAATGCTTATATTTGTAGATAAATTTCAAAATCTgggaatttttatatttatggacAGAGGAAATAGAATCTAGTTTCCAATTGCACGAGCTTTGATTTTGCTAAATCTATTTAAAAGCGAGTGTTTAATTATTCCTTGCAATTTAATATGTACCGCACGTGAAATGTTTTTGTAGGTACTTCATTGTAGTTGATGATTTGTGGGATGTTCCTTCATGGAATATTATTACATGTGCTTTTCCACAAAATAATCAACATAGCAGAGTTATAATAACTACAAGACACGGGGATGTGGCTAGGACATGTTCCAGTGACCATGGAAGCATTAACAATATGAAGCCCCTAAGTGCCCAAAACTCAAGAGAACTATTCTTCAACAGAATATTTGGGTCTAAAGATTATTGTCCCTCTTACTTGGAAGAAGTCTCATGTAAAATACTGAAGAAGTGTGGTGGCCTACCGCTTGCAATTGTTACTGTAGCTAGTATTTTAGCTTGCCAACCCACAAGACTGAAGGAGGAATGGGAGTACATTCAAAGTTCTCTAGCCACTAACAAATTTGCAAGGAAGTCCACCTTGGAAGACATGATGCAAATCTTGGAGCTCAGCTACAAGAGTCTGCCACATCATCTCAAAGCATGCTTTCTTTATCTTGGTGCTTACCCAGAGGATTGTGTGATTAGCAAGGTTGATCTTATTAAAAGGTGGGTAGCAGAAGGTTTTGTGAGTCACTCTCCTGGGCAAGATGCATGGGTTGTTGCAGAGAGCTATTTCAATGAGCTGGTGAATAGAAGCATGATTCAACTTCCATATCAGGGCTACTACAATGAAGTATCTCATTGCAAGGTTCATGATATGATGCTAGACATGATTCTAATGAGGTGCAAGGAAGATAATTTCATCAGTGTGATACAAGATCCACGAGCGGCGATAGAAGTTCAAGACAAGATTCGTCGGCTCACCATTGACTTGAATGGTGCCATGGGTGACACAATGGATATGAACATTACTAGGAAAGTGTCACAAGTTCGTTCTCTTGGTGTATTTGGAGGATCAAAGTGGATACCTCCTTTGTTGGAGTTTAAGTTTCTGCGGGTGTTATTCCTTGAATTCTTTCTACGAGAGATGATAATTGACCTCACTGGTATCAACCAACTGTCCCAGCTGAGATATTTAAAGGTTGAATGCAAGGAATGCCTAATGGATGGTGACATACCATCACAAGTTTCCATAGTGTTACCAAGTCAAATCCGAAGGCTACAACATTTGGAAACCTTGGAGTTACCCTGGGTATCAAAATGCAGCATCCCATCAATATCAGGCATCATTGATTTGCCGCGCTTGACCCATCTAGTGTTGCGACAGCATAAGGGGGGATTACCGGATGGGATTAGAAAATTGAAGTCATTGCGCACTTTGCATGGCTTTAATCTACCAGTAAGCTCATTGGAAAATATTGATGCCCTGGGTGAGCTCACTAGTCTAGCAGATATGTCACTCCATTGTGGCAAACAAGACACAAAATCTACTACTCCAGGATGGATGACTGCTCTGAGTTGTTCCATCGAGAAACTCGGTAATCTCAAAGGTCTTTATGTGAGGTCTAATAGTCCTAGCTGTTGCGCCGATGCGATGAGCAGCTGGTTTTCACCTCCATTTCTCAACCTTGAGAAGCTTGATCTGCTAGATTGGACATTCTCCAAAGTTCCTAGATGGATTGGCCAACTCCATAGCCTCCGTGAGTTGGCACTTGGGGGCAAGAAGATACTCCAGGAAGATGTTAGTATGATCGGCACAATGCTACCCTTCCTCACCCATCTAAGCCTACGTATTGTTACATGCAATATCGCGGTGAAGGAAAGCAGGATCATGATAGAAGGCTCCATAGGATTCGCTGCTCTCCGGTTTTTCTGTTTTGACTCTAATAGGATGTCACACCTAGAGTTTGGGGTAGGTGCTATGCCCCAGCTCAAGAGGCTGCTATTAGCACTTGATCCATGGGAATGGGATGAGGCCACACCTGTTGGACTTAAACACCTCTTGTACCTCGAGGAAATACGAGTATTGACAGCATCAACAGCTGTTGCTTCTGCAGGATCTGAATCAATGAATGGCAAGTCTGCACTAGTCAAGGGTGTGTTCCATGATGCCGCTAATGCTCTCCAGAGTCGCCCAGCATTTACCGTGCTCCCAAGGATCCGTTCTCTCTCTGATCACGTAAATTGTTGTAAAATTAATATGGAAACAGTTGCATGTAAGTAGGATTTTTAGGGAATGTATATGTAATTGTTGTAGCAAGATTTGTTCTTGTTCCAACTGAACATGGTTGTTAATGTTCTTACTTGTAATTGTAAGTTCTAATCTTACATCAAAAGGATGCTTAGCCTAACACATGATCACCAAGATAATCTAATGTGGAATTTGGTGCACTGGCCGGTGTCAATTGGAGCCACAAGGGTATCGTCTTCCTCTGTTCTTCTGGCTCATGAGATGTTGATGTTCTTAGCTACCTGTGTACTTGAGGTACCTCGAACATGATATCGTCTGCTTGAAGCAAAGATGTTGCAGGTGATTGTCCTCCGTGGGGCCGAAGGGGTTGCGGTTGATTGATGTCCTTCGCTACTACAGATCAATGATGCCGAAGGCATTCTAGTGATCGGTGTTCCTCCCAATGTCACTACCTACATGGGACAAGAGTCTGATCACCATGGAATCTTCTTCCACGGTTTCGTAGGATTGAATGTTTCAGGGTTTATGGGAGAGAACGTGCAAGAGTGACCACTATCCATGGGAACTCACTTAAATATCATAGTGGATAACTACGGGAAACTCCATTTAGAAAGATTTTAACACGTTTCTAATCATTCCGTGTTTGCGAATGTCATTGATCATGTTCATGTTTTCCAGCCAGTTAGGCCCAATTGATGAGCATATGTCACTAATTGCCTAGCCTACCACTATACCATAGTGTCGGCCATGCTCCCACCCAATCCCTTCCCTAAGCTCACTCCAACCAGTAGCGTTGTCTCgtcctttcctctcctctcctctcctctcctctcctctcctggcTGAATTCAAGTCAGTGGCAAGCGATTGGCTTCCCAAACCCTCTTTAGCCCACCACAACCAACAACCTACATATGGGCCAAAGTACCAAAGCTCAACTACACGAAGCATTAAGGCCTATTATGGCCTGAAGTTACCGGGACAACGAACCAAGACCTACTCCGCAAAGACTTCAAGCCCACGATAAGGTAGGCTCAACCGCTACCTCCATCTTTCCCCATGCACTAGGGCTAGGGCACCACATTTTCTTGttggaaataagtctattttgcatccctTAAATATTTCCCTTGGTCCAATCACAtctctcaaccgcaaaaccacaACCTCCCTCATTGCCCCTTCATCTGTGTCGCTGGCCCTCCATGTCACATGTCGCCGTCGGCCCTTCACGCCCTGTGACGTGAAACATAAGCATGCATAGTGCCACTGCCGCCGTGGAGCAGTGAGGAGAGCCACTGCCGCCATGGAAGAGTGAGAAGAGGGATTCGGCACCGACGAAGTCAGAGACGAGAAGCTTCTCGAGACACGCCCGCTCCTCTCGGTCGACGGCTAACGCAAGCGCCTCCGATCCAACCGCTGCGACATCCGCACGGGGAGGAGGACGCCCACAGCAACCACTGTTGTGTTCACCGTAAGGTCCTGCatcgcaccaccaccaccgagcACACAGCACGGGGATCTGGTCATGTGTAATGGGAATGGTGCTCGTCGGGTAGAGCGGGTGACCGGTGCAACCGCGTGACAGCGACGAGGCACGACCGCTCCTCTCAGTCAGCCGCTAGCGCCAACGCCtctgccgcctccacctcctccaccgctgGCCATGCCGACATCGATCGGCGTCACGGCATCACCTCCTTGACCAACCCATCTACCATGTCAAACGTTGCTACTTCCACCATGGACGCCGTGCCATCCACATGGGGAGTATGACGTCCCCGCCACCCACAACAGCCGCGGTCCCACCGCATCTCGGACTACGAGCAGTGCCGCCATGTCCACCATGAGGTTCACCATCACCGATCATGCCAGATGGGAAGTTggttgttgatatttcttaatgATATTACTAGAATATAATTTCCagtaatggcgcagaaatactcctggtatattatggttacagagttcatccgcaaacATGCAGATAtatcattgtagcatttcacccaagagtattccaagggtatcgtatttatgtaatcccgtgggaagatcatagtagagagaaccgtactaataatttatatgttacttgtaataatcatagtctaagcaggggttaagataaatcAAAGGGTacagtgacacacaagcagggaGCTACTCATTCACATACTAAaacatctaagctaagtggaaagaaaatagaaagagaatctattcctatacttctaatatacatagtatacatacacttatatgattaactagctaataccctctttccgatgccctcctagtacttcgagaagccacccctgactgtcgagtttcttacgacagcccgccatgaccatacaaccagggctaaatacggaggagtaccctcccagGAAactaacttaggactatatacacgtgcggaggaatacccgtactgagctgtcaccatcagcggcccacctctcatccgcagcatataaccccaaataatgatatctcgtaatctagacaccatgcctaaactaccagatactactctaatatcatcgtcatgacatagagtaattgcataagcaaacattatacccgtacctatgcttctcccagataagctaccagtataatcagtataacatgaacataatgtaaagttgg
This genomic window from Oryza sativa Japonica Group chromosome 12, ASM3414082v1 contains:
- the LOC4351855 gene encoding disease resistance protein RGA5-like, with translation MSTMVVSAYKGVIDSVLAKLRELMGGDMCANLIGVSSRDILFLRDELPAMSALLEKLDDAEELDSEAKNWRNQVREMTYDIEDCIDDFSNNITSVDAKTGFLYKASQFLKTCRAHLEAAWQIKELKTRLQEINERRKRYKVGHYISNTTSVTVDPRISAFYKETAGLVGIDSPKRELTKLVMDEETQLKVMSIVGFGGLGKTTLASQVYREVGVQFNCKAFVSVSQKPDMVRLLTSLLLQLKQHPSHACGVQELIDNLREYLMDKRYFIVVDDLWDVPSWNIITCAFPQNNQHSRVIITTRHGDVARTCSSDHGSINNMKPLSAQNSRELFFNRIFGSKDYCPSYLEEVSCKILKKCGGLPLAIVTVASILACQPTRLKEEWEYIQSSLATNKFARKSTLEDMMQILELSYKSLPHHLKACFLYLGAYPEDCVISKVDLIKRWVAEGFVSHSPGQDAWVVAESYFNELVNRSMIQLPYQGYYNEVSHCKVHDMMLDMILMRCKEDNFISVIQDPRAAIEVQDKIRRLTIDLNGAMGDTMDMNITRKVSQVRSLGVFGGSKWIPPLLEFKFLRVLFLEFFLREMIIDLTGINQLSQLRYLKVECKECLMDGDIPSQVSIVLPSQIRRLQHLETLELPWVSKCSIPSISGIIDLPRLTHLVLRQHKGGLPDGIRKLKSLRTLHGFNLPVSSLENIDALGELTSLADMSLHCGKQDTKSTTPGWMTALSCSIEKLGNLKGLYVRSNSPSCCADAMSSWFSPPFLNLEKLDLLDWTFSKVPRWIGQLHSLRELALGGKKILQEDVSMIGTMLPFLTHLSLRIVTCNIAVKESRIMIEGSIGFAALRFFCFDSNRMSHLEFGVGAMPQLKRLLLALDPWEWDEATPVGLKHLLYLEEIRVLTASTAVASAGSESMNGKSALVKGVFHDAANALQSRPAFTVLPRIRSLSDHVNCCKINMETVACK